The genome window TCGTGTTGGGGCATGAATCATCTGGCGAAGTGGTGGAAACCGGGCCAGGGGTGACGGACCTGAAACCGGGTGATCACATTGCCATGGTGTTTGTACCCAGCTGCGGTTGCTGCAACCCGTGCATGGAAGGCCGTCCGGCCTTGTGCGAACCGGGTGCCGCGGCCAACACTCAGGGCACCTTGCTGGGCGGAGACCGCCGCCTGCATATCGGCGACGAATACATCAATCACCATACCGGCGTCTCGTGCTTTGCCGAGTACGCGGTGGTCTCGCGCCGGTCTTGCGTCAAGGTCAATGTCGAACTCAGCCATCGCGAAGCCGCCTTGTTCGGCTGCGCGGTGTTGACGGGCGCTGGCGCGGTGCTCAACCGGGCGCGCATCAAAGCGGGTGATACGGCAGCCATCGTCGGTTTGGGCGGGGTCGGGCTTAGCGCTTTGCTGGCGGCGGTGGCCGCGGGCGCGCGCCGTGTTGTGGCGGTGGACCTCAGCGACGAGAAGCTGGCGCTGGCCAAGGAACTGGGCGCCACGCATGTCGTGAACCCCAAGCAAATCAAAACCGATGACGATCTGTTCGATCTGGCTGGCGGCCGGGTGGACTACGGGTTTGACATGGCGGGCGCCGTGCCCGCGTTTGAAACCGCCTACAAGCTGACCCGCCGAGGCGGGGCGACTGTCACGTCTGGTTTGCCCAATCCGAAGTTCAGCTTTCCGTTGTCGCTGTCGCAGATGGTGGGCGAAGAGCGCGACATCCGCGGCAGCTACCTGGGCTCAGGCGTGCCCGCCATTGACATCAGTCGCTACATCGATCTGTACAAGGCCGGCCAATTGCCGGTCGACCGGATGATGGGTAAATCCTTTTCGCTGGACCAGATCAACGAGGGGTTCGATCACCTCGCCACCGGCGGCAGCCTGCGCGACGCCATCGTTTTCTAAGGGCATAGACCCGACTACAACACTGGAGACAAGACCATGAAAACCTCAAGACTGGCTGCCCTGCTGGGCGCCACCCTGTTGTCAGGATTTACGGCGCTGGCAGGCGCCGCTGACAAACCCAAGGAACTGAACATCGGCATCTCGACCTTCCTGTCGGGGTCGGCGTCCGTATTCGGCGTGCCAGCGCGCGACGCGGCGGATATCCTGATTCAGGACATCAACGCCAACGGCGGCATCGATGGCGTGAAAATCGTGCCCAGCTACATCGACGAAGGCGGCGGCGGCGAAAAGCTGCTGTCCGAGTACCGCCGGTTGGCCGAAGGCGGCACGCGCGTCATGCTGTCTGCCATTTCCAGCGGCCACTGCAATATCGTCGCGCCCGTGGCCGAAGACCTGAAAGTGCTGAATGTGCTGTGGGACTGCGGCACCGAGAAAGCGCTGGAAGGCAAGAAGTACAAGTATGTGGTGCGCACGCAGGCCAACGCCACCACGGAGATGGTCGCGCAGGTGCTGTACCTGATGAAGGTCAAACCTGACTTCAAGACGATTGCCATCGTCAACCAGGACTACGCTTGGGGCCGGGATTCGCGCGATATCTTCATGGCTGCGCTGAAGAAATTCAAGCCAGACGTGAAGGTGGTGGCCGAGATGTTCCCGAAGTTTGGCGCTGCCGACTTCTCGACCGAAATCAGCCGTTTGCAAGCGCTGCGCCCGGACGTGATTGTGTCGACCTCATGGGGCGGCGATCTGGACAACTTCGTGCGCCAGGCTTCGCAACGCAACCTGTTCAAGAACTCCACCTTTGTGTTGTCGCTGGCCGAAAGCTCCTTGGAGCGCTTGGGCACGGCCTTGCCTGAAGGCGTGCTGGTTGGCGCCCGGGGCGACCACTACTTCCTGCACCCTGAAACCAAGGATGATCCGCAGCACCAGGCTTTCGTGAAGAAGTTCCACGACAAGACGGGCGCCTATCCGATCTACTCGGTCTATCACATGGTGCAAGCCATCCAGGGTCTGAAGGCTGGCTACGAAAAGGCGATCAAGGACAACGGCGGCGCGTGGCCTTCTCCGGAACAAGTGGCGGCCGCAATGCATGACGTGAGCTTCAAGGGTTATGGCCGCGAGGTCAAGATGCACCGCGCTGACGGTCAGGGCCTGGAAGCGCAGCTGTTTGGCATTACGAAGAAGAGCGACAAGTATCCGTTCAAGGTGCTGGCTGACATCACCATCATTCCGGCAGAGCTGGTCACCCCGGGCGTGTCGGATACGTCGATGGAATGGATCGACAAGAGCCTGACGCCGGATGTGTTGAAGAGCGATCAGATCAAGGTGTACGCGAACTGAGCAAGCGGTGTTGTGTGCAGGGATGCCCCGGCGAGCAATCGCCGGGGTTTTTTTTGCGCTGGGCCAAGGCGCCTTTGGCGCAGACTAGAGTTCCAGAACGATCTTCTTGCCGCCGCAGGCGCGTGAGCAGCAGGCCATCATCTTGTTGTTCGCGTCGCGTTCGGTGCGCGTCAGCACTACGTCGCGGTGGTCAATATCGCCTTCCAGTACGCGCACTTCGCACGACCCGCACAAGCCTTCTTCGCAATCGCTCTGCACGTCGATGTTGGCGCTGCGCAGCGCGGCAAGCAGCGTTTGATCCGCTGGCACCGTGATGGAGATGCCCGAGTCTTTCAGCACGGCCTCGAAAGACTGCTCCTTGGAAGGATCCAAGGTGCCCAGCGTGGAATGGAAGTGCTCGACACGCAGCGCATCTTCCGGCCACACAGCGCAACAGCCCGCCAGCGCATCCAGCAGATTCTGCGGACCGCAAGCGTAGATCTGCGTGCCCGCATGGGGCGCGGCCAACAGTTCGGCGTAATCCGCGCGCAGCCCTTCGTCCTTGGCATGCACATGCAGCTTGTCGCCATGCAGCGCGGCCAGTTCGTCCAGCATGGCCATGCAGCGCCGCGAACGGCCGCTGTAGTGCAGCTGATAATCAAGACCCAATTCACGCGCGCGCCGCGCCATCGCGCTGATGGGCGTGATACCGATGCCGCCGGCGATCAGGATCAACTTTTCGGCGGACTCGTTCATGCGGAAGTGATTGCGCGGGCCGCGAATGCGCAGCCGCGCGCCAGGCACGGCGTGGTCATGCATCCAGGCGGAGCCGCCGCGTCCATCGGGTTCCTTCAGTACGGCGATTTCGAACACGCCGGTCTCGGCAGGGTCTCCGCATAACGAGTATTGGCGCGACAGGCCGGTGTCGCCGCATTCGACGTCGATGTGCGAGCCCGGCGTCCAGCGCGGCAAGGGCTTGCCGTCCGGCGAGGCCAGCCGCAGACGCAGGATGCCATCGGCGGCGTGGACGGCGCTCTGCACGACCACCGGACGCGTAATGGCATGCGATGACGGCTCGCCGATACGGACCGGATGCGCGTGGTCCAGCAGGTCTGGCGCCGAACGTTCGGGATTGCGCTCCGCGTCCCATTCCACCCACAGGTGCTCAGGTCCGCGGAACGAGGTGTTGGGCACGTAGGTGAACGACTGCTCGGACAGCTTTAAGTGCGGCAGGCGGCGCGTCAGCTCTTCCAGGAAGATCTGCATTTCCATGCGTGCCAGATTCTTGCCCATGCACTGGTGCGAGCCGTAGCCGAAGGTCAGCTGGTCGCTGGCGTTTTCGCGGCGGATGTCGAACAGGTCGGCATCGGCGAACTGCCCTTCGTCATGGTTGGCGGACGAGGTTACGATCAGCAGCTTGGAGCCGGCCGGAATGGCGATGCCGGCAATTTCCACATCGCGCGTGGCCAGCCTGCGCCATGCGGCAACCGAGCCATTGTGGCGCAGACATTCTTCTACCGCGTTGGGAATCAGGTCAGGGTCTTCGCAGATCTCGCGCCACGCGTCCGGGTGCTGCAACAGCAGTTTGAACGCATTGGCGGACGCATTGGCCGTGGTTTCATGAGCGGCGACAATGCCCGCCATCATCATTGAGTGCAGGTAGGAATCCGTGACGACTTCCGGGTGCGTCTGTTGCTTGCGCAGGCCGTACTGCATCCAGCCCGGGCCCGATGGATCTTGCCGCATCTTGTCCAGAATCTTGCCGGCCAGTTGCCAGAAGTTGCCCACCGCATGGGCCACGGCAACCTGTTCCTCGGGCTTGGGGCGGCCCCAGGTATTGACGGTGTGCGCGATGGAATACTGGCGCAACAGATCCATGTCTTCTTCCGGCACGCCCAGAAAGTGCAGGGCGACCGTCAGCGGCACCTCCCACAGCATCTGATCTACCAGGTCGGCACGGCCATCGTTGATGAAACGATCGACGTATTCGCGCGTCAGCCTGCGCACCATGGGTTCGTGGTGTTTCAGTTCTTCGGGCGTGAATGGGTCCATCAGCACGCGGCGGCGCGGCATGTGGGCGGGTTCGTCCTCGTTCACCAAGGTACGGTTCATGGCGTAGCCATAGGTGGCCAGTACCGCGTTGGCTTCAGGCCCGGTCGGCGTGATTTTCTCTAGCGCGATGGACGGGCTGAAGGTCAGGTTGTCGCGGAAGATCGCCTTGATATCCTCGTATCGCGTCACCACCCAGTAGCCCAGCTTGGGGCTATAGAACACCGGCTCCTGATCGCGTGCCCAGCGCACGTATTCGGGCGGGTCCTGCTGGTAGCCGTCGCCAAACGGGTCAAACTCGGCGGCGCGCGCGCTTACCGGACAGCCGGTGGGGCCCTGGCTCGGCAAGTTTTGCGTGGCGGCCAGCGCCGTGTGATCGATGGGACAGCCCGACGGGCGCGAGGGGGTAGGGGATTGGCTCATGAGATCGTTCCGTGTGTTCGTCCTGCGGGCCTGCCGGGCTTGCGGGTTGCCCCGGCGCCGGGCAGGCCGGATTACCTTAGTCCAGCGTGATGTGCAGATCGGTGATCAGCTTTTGCCAGCGTGCGCGTTCGCCCACCAGCATGTCAGCGTACTGCGCGGGGGTGTTGCCCACGGGCTCGATGCCGAATTCGATCAGGCGCTGGCGTGTGGGGGGATCATTGATGGTGGCCACCACTTGTTTGTTCAGCGCGTCGATGACGGGTTGCGGAGTGCCTGCGGGCACCACCACGCCAACCTGCGCGGCGGCTTCCACATTCTTCAGACCGATCTCGGCAAAGGTGGGCACGTCCGGCAACTGCGCCAGACGGGTTGGGTTGGCAACTGCCAAGGCTTTGACCTTGCCGCCATTGATGAAGCCGGCGCCCGCCGCCAGATCCACCATCATCGCGGGAATCTGGCCACCCGCAACATCCGCCAGCGCGGGTGATGCGCCCCGGTACGGCACGTGCGTCATGGTCAGGCCGCCCTCTACCTTCAACAATTCCATCGCCAGATGATGCGGGCTGCCCGCGCCGGCCGATCCATAGTCCAGACCGTCCTTGCGAGATTTGGCCTCGGCCAGGAATTCCTGCACGGTGTTGACCTTCATGGCGGGACCCACCACCAGAATCATCGGAAAACGTCCCATCAAGGTGACGGGCGCCAGATCCTTCGCGGGGTCATACGACAGCTTCTTGTACAGCGCGGGATTGAACACCAGCGTGCCGTTGTCGGCAGACAGCATGGTGTAGCCGTCGGCCGGTGCACGCGCCGTTTCGGACGCGGCAATGGCGGTGTTGCCGCCCGGCTTGTTTTCGATCACAACTGGCTGGCCCAGGCGGCCGGTCAAACCCTGACCGATGCTGCGCGCCAAAAAATCAGACCCGCCGCCTGCGGCATACGGCACGATCCAGCGCACCGGCTTGGCCGGATAGGCGGACGGCGCTTGCTGGGCGAAAGCGCTGGCACAGGCCAGCAGGGGCAGGGCCAGCAGCCCGGTCAGAACGTGTTGCTTCAAGGTGCGCATAGGCTGTCTCCTTTTTGGGATTGCCAGTTGGCATCCCTTCTTTTGCGTAAATCATATACGCAATGCGTAATAATTCAAGCCGGGTTAACCTAGATCTGTCCCTGGCTGCGGTCACCGCCGGTCAGCATTGGCGTCCATCAGGAAGTGCAATTCCCCTATGAGCAAAGCTCCCGCAGTGAAGTCCGGCACGGCCAAAACCAAGGCTGCATCCGCAGCTGCCCCCGCAAAGTCCGCCGCGGCCAAACCTTCTGCCCGTGCGAAATCTTCTGCGGATTCGAGCTCTCGCCCGCTTGAACGCCGCCAGCGCGTGCAATCTGCGGAAACGGGCATGACGGTGTTAAAGGGTTTGGCCCGTTTAGGCGGACGCGCCAGCCTGACTGCGCTGGCCGCGCACGTAGACGAAAGCCCGGCCAAGGTGCATCGCTATCTGATGAGCCTGATTGCGGAAGGCCTGGTCGATCAGGAAGTGGCGACGCAGCAGTACCACCTGGGTCTTGAAGCCCTGTTCGTAGGCGTCGCCGCCATGCGTCAGGCAGATCCGTTGCGTATCAGCGAACCCGCATTGATCCGCCTGCGCGAAAGCCTGGCGGTCACCTGCTTTATCGCGGTCATGGGCAACAAAGGACCAACCATCGTCCGGTTTGAAGAGCCGGGCCTGCCGATTACCGTGAACGTGCGCGTGGGCTCCGTACTGTCGATGCTCTGGTCCGCCACCGGACGTGCGTTTCTAGGTGCGCTGGACGAAGCCCCGGTCCAAGAGATGGCGCTGGCGGAACTGGCCGCGGCAACGCCGGACATGCGGGCCTTGCTGGACGAAACCGACCCCATCGGCGCGCTGCGCCGCGACGTGCGCAAGGCGGGTTGCGCGACGGTTAAGGACACCAACCTGCGCGGCATCAGCGCGGTCTCTGCGCCGTTGTACGACCACACCGGCCGGCCGTGCGCCGTGCTGACGGCTTTAGGCGCGACGGGCGGGTTTGATGTGTCGCCAGGAGGAAGAGTGGTGGCAGCGGTGAAGAAAGAAGCGCAGGCGGTAAGCGCGGCGCTGGGGTATGTGGCGGATTGAGTTGCGGTGCCGTCAAGGCCGCGCCACCGGCAGCTTCCCCAACGCATCCTTGAAATCCGGATATTCCTTCAAGAATTCCGCATTCACCGTAAACCGCTTCATCAGCCGGTCATCCACGGTCAGATTCAACACCGTCGACCCATCCCATAGCCGCGGCCTTTTCTTCACGTGGATCAGCACCTTCTCCGTGAATTCCTTGTACGAGTCATGCGGCTCGCATTGCTCGTAGTCGGTGGAAATCCGCTGTTCCGTTCCCGCTTCCAGTCCCACCTGCCGCGCCTTCTCTTGCAACCAGGCAGCGGGCAGCGTTTGCAGGCTTCCGTCGCGATATCCGCCGCCGATGTCTGAGTGCGCGCCGATGAACCAGCGCTGTTCCACTGGCCTGTCCGGCGGGCGCGGTTCTGAATTGCCCAGGCGTGTCCATAGGGTTGGGAAGTAGGGTTCTCGGTATTCGTTGGTGGCGATGGCGTGATAGGCGTTGTGTACGTGATTGCTCAGTTCGGTATCGTGGAAGTTATAGAACTTGGAAAAGCCGGGGAACGAGATGCCGCCGACGGGAATCCCCAAGCTGCCTACGGTGTCCCAGACGCCCACGAAATGCAGATCCGTTTCGCGCGAGAACTTGGCGCGGAAGGTTTGGGCTTCTATCGATGCGGGTTTGCAATCGTCGCGGTACAGCGCGTAGGCTTCTGCGACGTTGCTGTCGGTGGGGTCTTTTAGCAATCCGCATTTGCGGACCATGCCAGCTAGGCTGCGTGCGGAATAGGCGCCGCGGCTGAATCCCAGCAGAAAGATGCGGTCGCCGGATTCATGGCGTTGGCATAACCAGCGGTAGCCCATGCGGATGTTGGCCGACAGCCCTGCGCCAAAGGCTCCGCCCATGAATTTGTCGATGGCGGCCCATAGGCCTTGGCCTTGTGTGCCGACGCCTTCGATGTAGAGCGTTTCCTGCGTGCTGGTTTCTGGCGCGGCTTTGTATAGCTCGTACGCGTTGGTGCGGTCGTTGGGCTCGTTCCACGTTCCGTCGAAGAATACGGCAAGATTCTTCACCATGATCGTCTCTCCACAGATTGAGTCTTTCCTTGGCTCTGCTGCTCACTGGGATCACGCGACTGCGAGTCGCACGCTATCACGCAGCCGGGCGATTTTCGCCTGCGTGGTTTCCCTGCTGACAAGACGTACACCATCTTTTTGACTAGCTAATCGGTCGTCATCTTGCCTGCGCGTGCCGTAGAGTGCAGGCGAGATGCCTGTGCCGCCGCTGCCCGGATACATCAACAGTAGCAATCCTGAACTTGTCGGATGGTATCCATGGAAATCAGGCTGGGCGCACGCTTTTTGGGGTATGTTGCGCCCAGCGCGGCAATCCGCCGCCTCTGTCATATCAAGAAGAAGGACACCATGGGACGTCTTGCCATCCTGGGCGCGCTGCACGAAGAAATTGCGGATCTGCTTGCCGCTATGGAACCCGGCGCGGTGGTTCATCGCATCGCGATGCGCGACTTTCATGTGGGCACGTTGTGGGGCACGCCTTGCGTCATTGCGCTAAGCCGCATCGGCAAGGTGGCCGCCGCCGCGACGGCGTCCATTGTCATTCAGGAGTTTCAGGTGTCGCGCATGATCTTCACCGGGCTGGCCGGCGGTTTGCAGCCGGGCGTAGAGGTGGGGGATGTGGTGGTGGCAAGCGAGCTGATGCAGCACGACATGGATGCACGCCCGCTGTTCGGCCTGCACGAGATCCCGTTGCTGGGGCGTGTGCGGTTCGACGCGGATGTGGCGTTAAGCGCGATGTTGCAGGCCAGCGCCGAGCAGTTCTTGCGGCAATCGCCCGCCGGCTCTGCTTCGAAGGCAGCGAAGGCGCATCACGGCCTGATCGCAACGGGCGATGTGTTCGTGAACCACAACGACTACGCCCAGACGCTGCGCGCAAGTTTGCCTGATGCGTTGTGCGTCGAAATGGAAGGCGCCGCGATGGCGCAGATTTGCTACGAGTTCGGCGTTCCGTTTGCGGTGATGCGCGTTATCTCGGACCGTGCTGATCATGCAGCAAAGGCGGACTTCACGGCATTTTTGCAAAACGTGGCGCGGGTTTACACGGCCGGCATTCTGGCGCCGTTGTTGAAGTCAGGCGCGCTGTCAGACACGCCTTGATTGCGCGGCGGGCGAATCGCACTATCCGGCGCGACGAGTGTGGGCGGGTCAACCGGGTTCGCCGCCCATTTGCCCGGCACACCAGTCGCGGATTTTTTCCAGCGCTGCCGGCATCGTCTTACCCTCCAGTGTCACGAACAAAAACTCCGAACTCAATTCCAACGGTGGCGACAGGTGCAGGCGCGAAAGCTCCCCTTTTTCCAGTAGCGCGCGCGCCACTTGCAGCACGCCAAAGAACACGGCGTCGGTGCTGCGCACAAGTTCAACCAGCGCGTTCACGTCGTTCGATTGATACTGGATGGCGTCGTAGAAATGCGTACGGTTGCCGAAGTATTCGTTCAGCGTGTGGATAACCTGGTTGCTCATCGCGCGGCCGCTGGCGGCCAGCGGATACTTGCGCAATTCGGCAAAGCTCAGTTCGTGCAGATGTTCCAGCGGGTGTCCGGCCCGGCACACGAATCCCAGCGGTGTGGGCGGGAACAGTTCCAGGTTCAGGTCGTCGTCCGGCGGTACCTGGCTGCGGTGCAGAATCAACGCGTCGACTGCGCCTTCGCGCAGCTCTTGCAACTGCATGTCTGCGGTGCCGCCGCTTAACTGCACCTTGATGGCTGGATAGCGCTGCATCATGGTTTGCAGCAGCTGCACGGACAGCATGGCGGTGGGGGCAGGGCCCAGCCCCAGGCGGATCGTGCCGCCTTCGACATCCGCCAGGATGCGGGCGCTGCGCCGCAGTTCAGCTAATTCCACGCGGACGCGCCGGGCGCGAACCAGCGCCAGTTCGCCCAGGGCAGTCAGCTTCTTGTTCTTGCCGCGATCCATCAGCGCGCCGCCCAACTCTTCTTCCAGCGCGGAAATACTGCGGCTGAGCGCGGGTTGGGTCAGGTGCAGCTTGTCGGCGGCACGGCTGAATGACTGGGTTTCCACCAGGGCCAGAAAATGGTCCAGCTGCTGAAGGTTCATGCGTCGCGCTCGAAGTATTCATTTTAATTATGGAAAGTAAGCCGATTATGCATTGGACGGCAATTAGTGCCGATCCTAAGATCGGTGCTCGTTTGCAGCTTTCCGACACCCGCCCTTCAGTGAGCCGATATGGTCCCGACCCCGTCTTTCCGCATTGCCGCCACGCTTGTTTCCGTTTGCCATCCGCGGACGTTGCTGCGCCTTCTGGCCGGACTCGGCGTGGCGGGCGCTCTGGCGTCTCCCGCAGCCGCGCAGACGCCTTATCCTGCCAAGCCGATCTCTGTGGTGGTGCCGGTGTCAGCGGGCGGTGCGGCCGATGCGCTGGCTCGCGCGTGGGCGAGCTATGTGTCCAAAGCCATCGGCGGTACCGTCATCGTGGAAAACAAGCCGGGCGCCAATGGCAGTATTGCCGCAAGCTTTGTGGCCAAGCAGCCGGCCGACGGCTATTCACTATTGTTCGGCAGCACGTCGAACATGTCTTTGAACCCTTTCTCGTACAAGTCGCTGGCCTACAACCCGGAGCGCGACTTTGATCCGGTGACGATGATTGCCGATACGTCGCAAGTGCTGGTGACCAATCCGGCCACCGGCATCAAGTCGGTGGAAGATCTGGTCAAGGTGGCCAAGTCCAAGCCTGGGGTGTTGAACTACGGCTCCGCCGGTATCGGCAATTCCACGCATTTGAACGTGGCGTTCCTGGCCGAACATTTTGGCATTCAGATGTCCCATGTGCCCTACAAAGGGGCCGCGCCCGCCATGATGGATCTGGTGGGCGGGCAGATCGATCTGACGGCAGATGCCTTGTCGGGCGCGATACCGCAGATCAAGACGGGCAAGGCAGTGCCGCTGGTGGTGTTCGGCAGCAAGCGTGTGGCCGAAATTCCCGATGTGCCGACCATTTACGAAGTGGGCGCCAAGGATTTTCCCAGCGACGCGTGGTACGGCCTGATGGCGCCCAAAGGCACGCCAGCCAGCGTGCTGGCCAGCCTGACGGACGCCACCCAGAAATTCTGGGCTGACCCCGATGCGCGTGCGCAGATGGCGCAGATCTACATGGTGCCGCCGACCACGTTTGGCGGGCAGGCCGTGGCGCAATCCATGAAGCGCGAGGCGGCCACCTGGGGGCCGATCATCAAGCGCCTGGGCATTCAAAACGACTGACGCCTTTTCATTCCTGTCCGCGCGGCCGATGCAGGCTGCGCGTTTTGTATTGAGCCTAGTCCATGACTGATCTTTCCGTTGCTATCAACGATACGCGCAGCGCCCAATCCGTGGCGCAGCCCACGCTGCATTTGCCGCGCAGTGAAGACTTCCTGCTGTGGCCGCCGTGTTTGCAGTCCTACGGTTACCGCATCGTCGACCAGCTGTTTGCCACGCGCACCGTGGCGCGTGGCGCCGCCGTGCGTGAACTGCCGCGGGGCTCAGAGGTCCGTGTGCAGTATCAATCTGAAGGCGTGTCGCGTGAGCTGCCCGAATTCATGGACCGCAACAACGTCGCGGGTCTGCTGGCCATACGCGATGGCCGGGTGGTGTTGGAGCGGTACGGCTTGGGGTTTCAGCCGCATGAGCGCTGGTCCACGATGTC of Achromobacter seleniivolatilans contains these proteins:
- a CDS encoding zinc-dependent alcohol dehydrogenase family protein; its protein translation is MKIRAALLRNVGVEGPYAQTRPLTITEIELDPPGTGEVLVKIHAAGLCHSDLSVINGDRPRGVPIVLGHESSGEVVETGPGVTDLKPGDHIAMVFVPSCGCCNPCMEGRPALCEPGAAANTQGTLLGGDRRLHIGDEYINHHTGVSCFAEYAVVSRRSCVKVNVELSHREAALFGCAVLTGAGAVLNRARIKAGDTAAIVGLGGVGLSALLAAVAAGARRVVAVDLSDEKLALAKELGATHVVNPKQIKTDDDLFDLAGGRVDYGFDMAGAVPAFETAYKLTRRGGATVTSGLPNPKFSFPLSLSQMVGEERDIRGSYLGSGVPAIDISRYIDLYKAGQLPVDRMMGKSFSLDQINEGFDHLATGGSLRDAIVF
- a CDS encoding ABC transporter substrate-binding protein — protein: MKTSRLAALLGATLLSGFTALAGAADKPKELNIGISTFLSGSASVFGVPARDAADILIQDINANGGIDGVKIVPSYIDEGGGGEKLLSEYRRLAEGGTRVMLSAISSGHCNIVAPVAEDLKVLNVLWDCGTEKALEGKKYKYVVRTQANATTEMVAQVLYLMKVKPDFKTIAIVNQDYAWGRDSRDIFMAALKKFKPDVKVVAEMFPKFGAADFSTEISRLQALRPDVIVSTSWGGDLDNFVRQASQRNLFKNSTFVLSLAESSLERLGTALPEGVLVGARGDHYFLHPETKDDPQHQAFVKKFHDKTGAYPIYSVYHMVQAIQGLKAGYEKAIKDNGGAWPSPEQVAAAMHDVSFKGYGREVKMHRADGQGLEAQLFGITKKSDKYPFKVLADITIIPAELVTPGVSDTSMEWIDKSLTPDVLKSDQIKVYAN
- a CDS encoding cytochrome P450/oxidoreductase, which encodes MSQSPTPSRPSGCPIDHTALAATQNLPSQGPTGCPVSARAAEFDPFGDGYQQDPPEYVRWARDQEPVFYSPKLGYWVVTRYEDIKAIFRDNLTFSPSIALEKITPTGPEANAVLATYGYAMNRTLVNEDEPAHMPRRRVLMDPFTPEELKHHEPMVRRLTREYVDRFINDGRADLVDQMLWEVPLTVALHFLGVPEEDMDLLRQYSIAHTVNTWGRPKPEEQVAVAHAVGNFWQLAGKILDKMRQDPSGPGWMQYGLRKQQTHPEVVTDSYLHSMMMAGIVAAHETTANASANAFKLLLQHPDAWREICEDPDLIPNAVEECLRHNGSVAAWRRLATRDVEIAGIAIPAGSKLLIVTSSANHDEGQFADADLFDIRRENASDQLTFGYGSHQCMGKNLARMEMQIFLEELTRRLPHLKLSEQSFTYVPNTSFRGPEHLWVEWDAERNPERSAPDLLDHAHPVRIGEPSSHAITRPVVVQSAVHAADGILRLRLASPDGKPLPRWTPGSHIDVECGDTGLSRQYSLCGDPAETGVFEIAVLKEPDGRGGSAWMHDHAVPGARLRIRGPRNHFRMNESAEKLILIAGGIGITPISAMARRARELGLDYQLHYSGRSRRCMAMLDELAALHGDKLHVHAKDEGLRADYAELLAAPHAGTQIYACGPQNLLDALAGCCAVWPEDALRVEHFHSTLGTLDPSKEQSFEAVLKDSGISITVPADQTLLAALRSANIDVQSDCEEGLCGSCEVRVLEGDIDHRDVVLTRTERDANNKMMACCSRACGGKKIVLEL
- a CDS encoding Bug family tripartite tricarboxylate transporter substrate binding protein, whose product is MRTLKQHVLTGLLALPLLACASAFAQQAPSAYPAKPVRWIVPYAAGGGSDFLARSIGQGLTGRLGQPVVIENKPGGNTAIAASETARAPADGYTMLSADNGTLVFNPALYKKLSYDPAKDLAPVTLMGRFPMILVVGPAMKVNTVQEFLAEAKSRKDGLDYGSAGAGSPHHLAMELLKVEGGLTMTHVPYRGASPALADVAGGQIPAMMVDLAAGAGFINGGKVKALAVANPTRLAQLPDVPTFAEIGLKNVEAAAQVGVVVPAGTPQPVIDALNKQVVATINDPPTRQRLIEFGIEPVGNTPAQYADMLVGERARWQKLITDLHITLD
- a CDS encoding IclR family transcriptional regulator, which translates into the protein MSKAPAVKSGTAKTKAASAAAPAKSAAAKPSARAKSSADSSSRPLERRQRVQSAETGMTVLKGLARLGGRASLTALAAHVDESPAKVHRYLMSLIAEGLVDQEVATQQYHLGLEALFVGVAAMRQADPLRISEPALIRLRESLAVTCFIAVMGNKGPTIVRFEEPGLPITVNVRVGSVLSMLWSATGRAFLGALDEAPVQEMALAELAAATPDMRALLDETDPIGALRRDVRKAGCATVKDTNLRGISAVSAPLYDHTGRPCAVLTALGATGGFDVSPGGRVVAAVKKEAQAVSAALGYVAD
- a CDS encoding DUF2235 domain-containing protein, with translation MVKNLAVFFDGTWNEPNDRTNAYELYKAAPETSTQETLYIEGVGTQGQGLWAAIDKFMGGAFGAGLSANIRMGYRWLCQRHESGDRIFLLGFSRGAYSARSLAGMVRKCGLLKDPTDSNVAEAYALYRDDCKPASIEAQTFRAKFSRETDLHFVGVWDTVGSLGIPVGGISFPGFSKFYNFHDTELSNHVHNAYHAIATNEYREPYFPTLWTRLGNSEPRPPDRPVEQRWFIGAHSDIGGGYRDGSLQTLPAAWLQEKARQVGLEAGTEQRISTDYEQCEPHDSYKEFTEKVLIHVKKRPRLWDGSTVLNLTVDDRLMKRFTVNAEFLKEYPDFKDALGKLPVARP
- a CDS encoding 5'-methylthioadenosine/adenosylhomocysteine nucleosidase; this encodes MGRLAILGALHEEIADLLAAMEPGAVVHRIAMRDFHVGTLWGTPCVIALSRIGKVAAAATASIVIQEFQVSRMIFTGLAGGLQPGVEVGDVVVASELMQHDMDARPLFGLHEIPLLGRVRFDADVALSAMLQASAEQFLRQSPAGSASKAAKAHHGLIATGDVFVNHNDYAQTLRASLPDALCVEMEGAAMAQICYEFGVPFAVMRVISDRADHAAKADFTAFLQNVARVYTAGILAPLLKSGALSDTP
- a CDS encoding LysR family transcriptional regulator yields the protein MNLQQLDHFLALVETQSFSRAADKLHLTQPALSRSISALEEELGGALMDRGKNKKLTALGELALVRARRVRVELAELRRSARILADVEGGTIRLGLGPAPTAMLSVQLLQTMMQRYPAIKVQLSGGTADMQLQELREGAVDALILHRSQVPPDDDLNLELFPPTPLGFVCRAGHPLEHLHELSFAELRKYPLAASGRAMSNQVIHTLNEYFGNRTHFYDAIQYQSNDVNALVELVRSTDAVFFGVLQVARALLEKGELSRLHLSPPLELSSEFLFVTLEGKTMPAALEKIRDWCAGQMGGEPG
- a CDS encoding Bug family tripartite tricarboxylate transporter substrate binding protein, with translation MVPTPSFRIAATLVSVCHPRTLLRLLAGLGVAGALASPAAAQTPYPAKPISVVVPVSAGGAADALARAWASYVSKAIGGTVIVENKPGANGSIAASFVAKQPADGYSLLFGSTSNMSLNPFSYKSLAYNPERDFDPVTMIADTSQVLVTNPATGIKSVEDLVKVAKSKPGVLNYGSAGIGNSTHLNVAFLAEHFGIQMSHVPYKGAAPAMMDLVGGQIDLTADALSGAIPQIKTGKAVPLVVFGSKRVAEIPDVPTIYEVGAKDFPSDAWYGLMAPKGTPASVLASLTDATQKFWADPDARAQMAQIYMVPPTTFGGQAVAQSMKREAATWGPIIKRLGIQND